Proteins encoded within one genomic window of Oncorhynchus tshawytscha isolate Ot180627B linkage group LG02, Otsh_v2.0, whole genome shotgun sequence:
- the LOC121840694 gene encoding integrin alpha-7-like isoform X1, with product MTKGSLGRTTPAVAASERRKSLKLDCLLGSAHCVLFQCPLLSFSGSAVLKIQGRLWNSTFLEEFPSVSALELLVRANITVKSSIKHLVLRDAAAQVPVMIYPEVGLTAQYWIPWWWILIAILAGILVLSLMVCILWKCGFFRRVQYEDQVPQYHAVKIPHQDLPQFHESQKAGFLHKKEWTTHWSDGTS from the exons ATGACCAAGGGCAGTCTGGGTAGGACCACGCCCGCTGTGGCTGCCTCCGAGAGACGGAAGTCACTCAAActg GACTGTCTGCTGGGTTCAGCGCATTGCGTCCTTTTCCAGTGTCCTCTCCTCAGTTTCTCTGGCTCTGCTGTCCTCAAGATCCAGGGACGTTTGTGGAACAGCACCTTCCTGGAG gaGTTCCCATCAGTCAGCGCTCTGGAGCTGCTGGTTAGAGCCAACATCACAGTCAAGTCGAGCATCAAACACCTGGTGCTGAGGGATGCTGCcgcacag GTCCCAGTGATGATTTACCCAGAGGTTGGTCTGACTGCCCAGTACTGGATCCCCTGGTGGTGGATTCTCATAGCCATCCTGGCTGGTATCCTGGTGTTGTCTCTGATGGTCTGCATCCTCTGGAAG TGTGGTTTCTTCCGTCGGGTCCAGTATGAAGACCAAGTGCCTCAGTACCATGCGGTGAAGATTCCCCACCAGGACCTTCCCCAGTTCCATGAGAGCCAGAAGGCAGGGTTCCTCCACAAGAAAGAGTGGACTACACACTGGAGCGACGGAACCTCCTGA
- the LOC121840694 gene encoding integrin alpha-7-like isoform X2 yields the protein MTKGSLGRTTPAVAASERRKSLKLDCLLGSAHCVLFQCPLLSFSGSAVLKIQGRLWNSTFLEEFPSVSALELLVRANITVKSSIKHLVLRDAAAQVPVMIYPEVGLTAQYWIPWWWILIAILAGILVLSLMVCILWKCGFFKRTERHPQYETEYYHAHMHIQPSEVEKQASDQ from the exons ATGACCAAGGGCAGTCTGGGTAGGACCACGCCCGCTGTGGCTGCCTCCGAGAGACGGAAGTCACTCAAActg GACTGTCTGCTGGGTTCAGCGCATTGCGTCCTTTTCCAGTGTCCTCTCCTCAGTTTCTCTGGCTCTGCTGTCCTCAAGATCCAGGGACGTTTGTGGAACAGCACCTTCCTGGAG gaGTTCCCATCAGTCAGCGCTCTGGAGCTGCTGGTTAGAGCCAACATCACAGTCAAGTCGAGCATCAAACACCTGGTGCTGAGGGATGCTGCcgcacag GTCCCAGTGATGATTTACCCAGAGGTTGGTCTGACTGCCCAGTACTGGATCCCCTGGTGGTGGATTCTCATAGCCATCCTGGCTGGTATCCTGGTGTTGTCTCTGATGGTCTGCATCCTCTGGAAG TGTGGGTTCTTCAAGCGTACAGAGCGCCACCCCCAGTACGAGACAGAATACTACCACGCCCACATGCACATTCAGCCCTCTGAGGTGGAGAAGCAGGCATCAGACCAATAG